CCATCCTGTTTTACAGTTAAACATCCACagatgtggatttttttttaccaccaCAAACAAAACCATTAACTCTTTCAGTGTAAAAGCAAAATCATGGCTTAAAGAAAGGTAAATCAGAGGCCACTGGAGCAGGTCTTTTGTTGTTCTCAACTGCTGTTCTTAGACGTTTGCATCTATTTGTGTTAGTCCCTGTGGATCCGAGAGCGGTTATAAAAGGCAGCAACGTTTAGTTTGATGacatcactttaaaaaaattgtatATGTCAGCATTGGCCCTTTTTACACACAATTCTAAAAAGTCATGTAAAACAGTTTTATGCACGTTACCTTACAAATGACCTTTGTCCACTAAACCAAAATGCCTAAGATAAATCTCTAATTAATTCCCCCTTTTTGCTCACCCCTCAGTTACCTAGTAACAAAAATCCAGGGATTAAATGTAACCACCATCGTCAGAATGGAAGGATGATAATGAAGTATGTTTTGAGTTTCCACTGGGTCACAGAGATCATTGATAAGGTTGGTAAGCTTCACTTAATCCAGGAAATTGCCAGGAAAATGTGTGGGCTATATAATGGGATGGATTAGACTAGAAGGGCTCACTGTAAGTTCTGTACAGAGGCACGGTGAAGGGGACACTTTCTCTCAGCATGGTAATACTCTGTCTCTATACTTTTGCTTTAACTTTATagttctttattttcatttaccACTTTCTCTGTATTTGTTTCTATATTTTCAGATAATTGCTACAACCGCCATGGGCTCACTGAAATCACCTGGACTGTCCCTTCTGCTGCTGTCTTTTCTTCTTTACATAGCTGATTCCTATCCCAACATTGATTTATCAAACAGTAAGAATTGTTTATGATGTAAATACTATTTTAAGTTCATCCAGTGTTTTAGAATTGGATTTGAAATTAGATGTAAATGATCTGAGTCTTATGAAAGTCACAGCTCCAGAGTTCAACGAATTGGCGCAATGTTCTGTTCTAAATTTCTTATCACAGAGATTTTAATCTCAGTGTTCAAATGCTGGCACAATATTGCAAACCGtgcagtttggtttttttagcaATGGTTCCCTTTTCTAAACCACCCTCTCTAGTGGGCTGTGAAGAATGCACGTTGAGAAAGAACAATCTTTTCTCAAGGGATCGTCCGGTTTACCAGTGCATGGGCTGCTGCTTCTCCAGAGCATACCCAACACCTCTCAGAGCCATGAAGACAATGAATATCCCAAAAAACATCACCTCAGAGGCGACGTGCTGCGTCGCAAGGCACAGCTACGAGGTAGAGGCACAAACACATGACAATGTCAGGCAGATATTTAACTTTTCTATGAATTTGTGACTTTTTAGCCTCATTTATATTGGTGTCAGTAAAATTTTAGTAAAACAAATCTTGGAGTTGGATGCTATCGAATAGTTAGGATGTATATTACATGTAAGCACTTTTTCTGAGTGACTGATTgtgttattcatttattttcattttagggGATCTTATCTAAATTTTAAAgggttctttttctttcatgtttgCTGCTTTACACTCACACTCCACTCTAATTTACAAGAAAATATTGCCCTATTTATAGTCTTATAATGAACATTGCTCTATTGGAAAAAATGCACATAAGCTTCCCATAtggtttttatttcagtttaaaacACTACTACAGACTATAGAGCATAATAGCATGACAGAACGGTTTAGTGTTATGCCATTtttgtgttaatattcaccctttttttctcctgcttaATCATCTGTTCCTTTTACAGATCGAGATAGCTGGCATTAAGGTGAGAAACCATACAGACTGCCATTGCAGCACCTGTTACTTTCATAAGATATGACAGATGGGGACTGGGGACCATTCTGCATCCTTCGGCTTGGCAACACGTTGTGTTTCTTTTAATACGCACACGCTTTACTCTGTTTTAaaatgcatgtgtttgtgtttcccgAATATATTTCACAGTaattctgtggctgtgatgtgTCATTAACCTACATTTTTTGCCTTATTTGTATTTGAAAAATTGTGGATTTGAAAAACGATTAAAATGTGCAACAAGAGCTTGGAATAACGAGTGAgtcttatttttaaatttatgcaGAATGATTTGTCACAAGGAGGTTTTCATGAGTGTTTCTTTGGAGAAAGGTGTATTCTTACACAAACTGCATCTCACTAAAAAGTGAGAACTGACTTTCTGGTTGATACAGTCTAATGTCAGTAAGCAGACAGAATAGAACATTTTCAGGAACTAACAGCCAAAATGTGCTTTAATGGCAAATAAATGATAgaaataaagctgaattttaAGTCAGCGTAGGAAAGAAAGAAGTCATTACAGTGATGATTTAACCACTTCAGTTTCATGACACTTGGTTGAGCTCAGACACCTAATAAAGATGTCATTTTTATTACTAAATGCTCATTTAAAGAGAGCTTTTAGGATGTGTGGCGATGTAGCGTAACTTCATCTTTTTACGTTTGTTGAGGGAAATGAAAAACCTTTAATGTGAAGGGTTTTCTAACATATATTCCTGGAGGTGCTAGTAAATCAACCTATCTGATatattttttcaaatgttttatgACATTATGATAAAACACAATCATAATGAAAACACTTCATTCTTCACTTAGATTAACATGTTACAGTTACATCAgtggtttttgtatttttcttttctggctTGCCCCTCATTCAAATCACCTCATCCCACACCCAAGACTTTTTcaccaataaaaaaagaattcatGTTGAATTTCCCAGAAATAAAGGTGTGTATCATCTGCTCAGTAACATCAGaaatctctttcttctttatttattatgaagaaaaaaaaacatactcaTCCACTTTAGCTTAGTTGGCCATGTCCCAGCTGAACTGGCTCCAGCTTGATAACCACTGAGTTCCATGTTTCCTGCTGGTCCAGGTAACCAACTAGAGCACCGAGTCTGTTTGTTAATGTTAGAATAGGTTTATTCTGATGTGCTGGTCTGAGCACGCGTGCAGATAGAAGagttcaatttcaattcaaatgCTCATTTGGTGTAACATGAATTGTGGATTTATGAAATATACCCTGGTATCCTTTTTTCCCTCGGGCTGCACAGAGCTCTGTACCTCGAGTATTAATCTGATTTACCTCTAACATCTGGCCTGCTGGAGTGACTCTGAGCATGTGACACTGAATCAGGCCTTTTTCTGCAGCAGACCCAGGGGCACATTCTCAGGATTCATACCTGGAAGCTACATAAGGATTGCGTGGGGACACTGGGAGTAGActaaaatcattttgcacacagATTTGTGTTATTTTAGGAGATGGCTGGTTCACGCCTCGGTGTCACAGCCTGTGTGCGGTATCTTTTTATGTCTTGTACCCTACTATGAAGTGTTGATGGTAACCACATCAATCACTCTGAGGTTAGCTCGTCAGCATATATGTGACCCACAGCTCGTGTGCACAGTGTGATTTTATGCGTAAGGTTGTGGATGCTTTGTTGACATCGGGGTTATGTTGAGCTTATAACAGTACACGCTCCCCTCCCCCTGCGTGCGCGTGCGTGTGCAAGTCTGTCAGCGTAACATCTGTGCGTACGCGGTCGTGATTGTTGTGAAGATGGCGGAGGGGGAGACAGAGAAGGAATATGATACACGGAAAGCTATCGAGGAGCTCCGAGAGCGGTTCCAAGCGTTGACCACAGCTTTGAAAGAAAGTTCTCAGTCTCCGTTGGAAGCCTCCTTGCATTTCTGCCAGGAGTTTTGCCAGGTTAGCTCGTTATCCTGCTGCTCATCCCGGGCTGCCTGCAGCCCCTCTGGTTTCCTGGCCGAGGATGCGCGTCTACGTTTGCTATAACAATGTAGCTAAGGGGGTTAGCAGCCTAGCTAGCTCCCTGGCATTTCAAGATGGGGAAAAAACCTCCTCAGTGTTTTCCCCGAGTTTTACCAGTGATGTTCGTATGCGGCATGCACTTATTTGCAAAGTCTGACCATCCACGCGGCGAGAAGCCACGCCATCGCGTGCCCGCGCTGCATTAATTACACGTATTTTCCAGGCCAGATAGCTAATAGCAAATGAATGTTGCTAGCTGGTATGCAGGGTCCCCCTGTCTGTGCAGTGGTCATGCTGTGCAAAAACGGATAGCTGTGTTAGCGAGATTTTCCTGAGCGGTTGCATTCATGTGCACCGCTATTTATACTTGTTAAAGgtaataaaaaaacacagtgTAAGCGCTGCAAGACTGCACCCATGCTTGTGGGGATTTTAGCTTGGTGTGTATTTAGGTTACTTTTTGTGaagctggtttttttttttttttttttttttgtacggAAAGGGCAgtgattttttcccccagtgTGCTAGCCCGGGCCTTTTGCACTAATTAATCCAGCTAACCACATCAGCGCATATGTTTATTTCAACGCTGTTACCTGTGCCAGCACAAGATGTTCAACTGATGTCATTGTAAAAGCAACCGATTAGCCTGCAGCTGGCTGAGCAGTGATTTGAAGGAGAAAGTGTTCCAGTGGTCACCGACTCCAATATCCGTCTCATTAATTAGCCATGACCACATAGATGCACGTTATGCGATTTCTCCATTTCCCTGCGATGCAACGTAGATTATCTTCATGGCACCAAATTGGTGTGAGATTGCAAATTTGCTCCTGTGCCTCTCTAACCGGCTCCGAAGAATTCATTCAACTTAAAAGTTAtgtgagagggaaaaaaaagggagagtCTGGGACTGTGTGCTGCGCTGAATGCACTTTTAGTGGGGGCAGGAATGTATTTAAAAGCGTGTAGCTGCAGGGATAATACACTCACTGAGCATGATAAGCGTTTTTATGCGAGTggtgtgttaaaaaaataaagttttatggGTTAAATTTAGGTTTTAGATTTGCTGAGTCGTataaaaaaggataaaaaaaatacttttttttgcacACACTAGATTATTTTTAATGGTTTAGGATACTACTCCTTAACTTAATTGTGTCATAAGTATGTCATGACATTAAacataacatttaatattgattGTCCTGATGGCATGGCTTTTTGTCTTATTAAAGATAGCTGTCTCTTAAATTTAAGCGATAATCACAAATCTGAAGCTTAATTTACACTGATAGCAGCAAGTTTTACATTATTGAAAGCGGTTCCCGTAAAGAGGAATGAGCAAATTTTTGTCTCTACGTTCTTACTGGGTTCCCAACATATTTCTTTACCAGTAAAGCCACATTTCTCTggcttttttcatctttattagATAGTCTTTCAGTGAAGTGGAGACACAAAAGCAGGAAGTTAAAAAATGATACTGTGGTTCTTATATCCATCACCCCGAGAGTTTCAGATTGACATAAAAGAAGCCTAAAACAGATAATATTCCACACAACTTTTTGACTATTTGTGCACAGAAGCTAAAATTTAACACTTGTAAGTTGTCATTCAGTGCCCTATTTTGACTGaagtctttcttttcttttctaagGTCTTGGTGGAACATGCCAGTCGTTGGAAAACAGATGAAGATCCACTGCCCTTGCTGGAGGTTTACACCGTGGCCATCCTCAGCTTTGCTAAGGCTGCCTCCTGTCTCTCCTCCGAATGTGAAAACGTGCCACTCCTACTTGAAAAGTTGTCACTGTGAGTAGAAAATGAATTCAGTGTCAGTGCAAATGTGTGATAGatattaataacataaacacaAGAGTGCATTAAGTCCAAAGATTAAAGTGGTGATGAGTAGTTCCAGTTCTACTGGCTTGTTTTAAGAGAGAATTTAATCCCTTTGGGTATTTGGAAAGAGGAATAATATGTgacagtaaaaataaacaaaacacacccAAATCTCAGAGGAAACCTACATGAAAAGTTTTCAAATACTCTATAAACAGTCTACAGGAGCCACTTAGCTATTTGCAGGGTGTGCTCTTATGAAAACAAAGTCCTTGAGGCTGTAATGCAGAGTGGAAGTGGAGGGGATCTCTCAGGGAGCGACAGATTTGGGATGAGCTACATGGGAGGATGCAGCATGTACGCAAAATGAAGTCAGAGACAATAGTTATCAACACCAAGAATTTACATTAATTATTACTCTTAAGATGTGTTTGAATAACCCAGAACACATCATTATGCCTCTGGAGTTAACAGACGTACCGATGCGTCCAAATCACGCTACCGATTTCCGATGATCTAGCTGCAAGACAAAGCCTCCGTTTTAACTTGTCTAAAGTGTGGATTTCAAACTATACACCAGTCTTTAATCCTAACAGTACAGTTCTGTGGATTTTATTGACAGTCTGATGCATATAAGTCCCACACCATAAAAATAGATTGAAGCCAGCAAAATAACCATGCCTATGTCGTCTATGTTGTGAACACATCTTACTATGAATAACACAGAAGCTTTTTAGATATTCTATGATGTGGTAATGATACCATTAAAgtatgtaaaataataaatacaaaagaaaagatATTATGAATCACATTTAGTGAAGAGTTTGTATTTTCATCATTTGTACATATTAACCGGCATCTGTGTGTGGACAGCAgagaaagaatttcattgcacagagaaatgcttttctttgtacAGGCCTATTGCCACCTTTTCTTGTAATTGTAAATGCTTTTTGACCACAAAGTGGGCGGCCACTAACTCACTTGACCCAATTAGTCATGTTTCTCAAGTAATGATCAGTGCCTAATTATTGGTAATAGGCAGTTGTGGGATGTGCATTTTACCTGTGTGGAAAGGTGCAGAAAAAAGCATTCAATTCACAGGATTCACTGAATCTGTCTTCCTGAATGCCATGTCCAGGCTAACGTTTGACATTAGTGACCCATTGGTCCTACTTTATTTTAGGTGAATTAGCATATAATTCACCCTAAAGTGATCTCCAACTACTCTCAGAATAAGAGATAATACATTTTGGTTTCTCTAAACAACAATGATTTCATAATTACCCTTCCAACAAA
Above is a window of Oreochromis niloticus isolate F11D_XX linkage group LG19, O_niloticus_UMD_NMBU, whole genome shotgun sequence DNA encoding:
- the cga gene encoding glycoprotein hormones alpha chain isoform X1, with protein sequence MIIATTAMGSLKSPGLSLLLLSFLLYIADSYPNIDLSNMGCEECTLRKNNLFSRDRPVYQCMGCCFSRAYPTPLRAMKTMNIPKNITSEATCCVARHSYEIEIAGIKVRNHTDCHCSTCYFHKI
- the cga gene encoding glycoprotein hormones alpha chain precursor (The RefSeq protein has 1 substitution compared to this genomic sequence) — protein: MGSLKSPGLSLLLLSFLLYIADSYPNIDLSNMGCEECTLRKNNLFSRDRPVYQCMGCCFSRAYPTPLRATKTMNIPKNITSEATCCVARHSYEIEIAGIKVRNHTDCHCSTCYFHKI